A window of Pirellula sp. SH-Sr6A contains these coding sequences:
- a CDS encoding VWA domain-containing protein, giving the protein MRLEFTGSVPGWWIAALALLGGMLIASWYWRETRWLQRPWSFVLPLLRAMAFALMLGMLAGPTIRYQHVDGTLGRIAWVLDRSKSMAIQDPGKDQSRIDQLQAALQASGSGNPRGGVIDRVAESHHLRLFAATGEKLWDSLEDPEPVPSAIWNAAESSTPLGDVLLSILSTSEQAENTSNPDSPAAWDAIVLLTDGQSNVGATVDDVVRSSGRRVPIYSLGVGDRNEPVDIAVLEATFSSSVRSEDRLRGSLRVKETLPVGTVYRVGIEHEGEMVWSQEVISQNRGVYEVTLDVPAAPLLARAQQLHPSRFEQRAVPLDLNAWVETEAAELTQENNRLASSAWGVVKQNSLLLLDPLGGWESRYLRNALDRDPAWKVNAFLGPNAFRSEFFPRTKQELFELDLLIMTMESASSIPADKQAWLRDYVAYAGAGLIVLDSVKGTDQIPPAWLQELLPVQATETSAQPNVPNPDLASSLPANVLGNSRVAIQTLKLTSIGSQQPAFQFESEGIANQKLWSQLQPPHTYRNREPKGGAEVMVEGIVDRNRSIPLIATQRFGQGRVVYLASDETWRWRYGVSDLYHQRFWNQLAGWIMRPPFIVRGERIAIDAGARVVRHGESVTIRAKILGDDGLPIGLERVQATVEGNGQTVAVVELQAVENAEGFFEGEWTIPSTGVVPIEDSLVPIEGEYRIQLVPAGLPEESKLLATSIYVMRPPDRELEQLARNESLLRSTAEETGGQYLDIQQSEELVERLRAYSNGKVLGVILPLWQSFPWFFAILILLASEWWLRKRVGLV; this is encoded by the coding sequence ATGAGATTGGAGTTCACAGGAAGCGTACCCGGTTGGTGGATTGCAGCGCTCGCATTGCTCGGAGGGATGTTGATCGCCAGTTGGTATTGGCGCGAAACGCGATGGTTACAGCGCCCCTGGAGCTTCGTCCTTCCCTTGTTACGAGCGATGGCGTTTGCCTTGATGCTCGGTATGCTAGCGGGGCCGACAATTCGATACCAGCACGTCGATGGAACGCTCGGACGGATCGCTTGGGTTCTAGATCGATCGAAGAGTATGGCGATCCAAGATCCGGGCAAAGACCAGTCGAGAATCGATCAATTGCAAGCGGCGCTCCAGGCCAGTGGCAGCGGCAATCCTCGCGGAGGGGTCATCGATCGCGTGGCGGAAAGCCATCATCTGCGTCTCTTTGCTGCGACAGGTGAAAAGCTTTGGGATTCTCTTGAGGATCCGGAGCCGGTTCCCTCGGCCATCTGGAATGCCGCTGAGAGCTCGACTCCGCTCGGAGATGTGTTGCTCTCGATCCTTTCGACCAGCGAACAAGCGGAGAATACTTCGAATCCTGATTCACCCGCCGCGTGGGACGCGATCGTTCTCCTGACCGATGGACAGAGCAACGTTGGAGCGACCGTCGACGATGTGGTTCGTTCTAGCGGCCGGCGCGTCCCTATCTATTCACTCGGTGTCGGGGATAGAAATGAGCCGGTGGACATCGCCGTTTTGGAAGCGACCTTTTCGTCTTCGGTGCGAAGCGAAGACCGATTGCGAGGTAGTCTGCGAGTGAAAGAAACCTTGCCCGTCGGAACGGTCTATCGTGTTGGAATAGAACACGAGGGGGAAATGGTTTGGAGCCAAGAAGTCATCTCGCAGAACCGGGGAGTGTATGAAGTTACCCTGGATGTACCCGCTGCTCCACTTCTCGCAAGAGCCCAGCAGCTTCATCCCTCCCGATTCGAACAACGAGCTGTTCCATTGGACTTGAACGCATGGGTCGAAACCGAGGCCGCCGAACTAACCCAGGAAAACAATCGTTTGGCATCGTCGGCTTGGGGCGTCGTCAAGCAGAATTCGCTACTCCTTTTGGACCCGCTAGGTGGTTGGGAGTCTCGATATCTCCGCAACGCACTCGACCGCGATCCTGCGTGGAAGGTCAACGCGTTCCTGGGACCGAATGCTTTCCGTTCCGAGTTCTTTCCACGCACCAAGCAAGAACTCTTCGAACTTGATCTTCTCATCATGACCATGGAGAGCGCCAGCAGCATTCCAGCCGACAAACAAGCTTGGCTGCGAGATTATGTCGCATACGCAGGAGCCGGCTTGATCGTCCTCGATAGCGTCAAAGGCACCGACCAAATCCCCCCCGCTTGGCTGCAGGAATTGCTGCCGGTACAAGCCACCGAAACTTCGGCGCAGCCAAATGTTCCGAATCCTGACTTGGCATCAAGTTTACCTGCCAATGTCCTAGGGAATTCCCGAGTCGCGATCCAGACCTTGAAGCTGACATCGATCGGTTCGCAACAACCTGCCTTTCAATTTGAGTCCGAGGGGATCGCAAACCAAAAGCTTTGGAGTCAATTGCAGCCACCCCACACGTACCGAAACCGAGAACCGAAAGGAGGAGCGGAGGTGATGGTAGAGGGGATCGTGGACCGGAATCGGTCGATACCGTTGATCGCGACGCAGAGATTCGGACAGGGGCGTGTCGTTTACTTGGCATCCGACGAAACATGGCGTTGGCGATATGGCGTATCGGATCTTTACCATCAACGTTTTTGGAATCAGTTGGCGGGATGGATCATGCGTCCCCCTTTCATCGTTCGCGGGGAAAGGATTGCAATCGACGCAGGAGCGAGAGTGGTCCGGCATGGCGAGTCCGTAACCATTCGAGCCAAAATCTTGGGTGACGACGGGTTACCGATCGGATTGGAGCGTGTTCAAGCGACGGTGGAAGGGAATGGTCAGACCGTTGCCGTCGTGGAACTTCAAGCGGTCGAGAATGCGGAAGGTTTCTTTGAAGGAGAGTGGACCATCCCCTCCACGGGAGTCGTCCCGATCGAGGACTCGCTGGTTCCCATCGAAGGGGAATATCGAATCCAGCTTGTTCCTGCTGGTCTGCCTGAAGAATCCAAGCTCCTCGCCACGTCCATCTATGTGATGCGCCCCCCGGATCGGGAGTTGGAACAATTGGCTCGGAATGAATCCCTGCTCCGGAGCACGGCGGAAGAGACGGGTGGTCAGTATTTGGATATTCAACAAAGCGAAGAACTGGTCGAGCGATTGCGAGCTTACTCGAATGGTAAAGTCCTCGGAGTCATCCTCCCCCTATGGCAAAGTTTCCCTTGGTTCTTTGCAATTTTGATTTTGCTAGCGTCCGAATGGTGGCTCCGTAAACGAGTGGGTCTGGTCTGA